The DNA window ACGCCCGCCGGGAAGCCGGCCTCGATCGCCAGCTCACCAATGCGTAGCGCGGTAAGCGGAGTCTGCTCGGCCGGTTTCATCACGATCGTGTTGCCGCAAGCCAACGCCGGCCCCCATTTCCACGACAACATCAGCAGCGGGAAATTCCACGGAATGATTTGTCCGACGACGCCGACCGGCTGTCGCAAGGTGTAAGACAGGAAGCTACCGCGAACCGGCACGGTGCGTCCTTCAAGCTTGTCGGCCCAACCGCCGTAATAACGCAGCGTGTTAGCGACGCCGACCATGTCCCCCTTAGAGTCATTGATCGTCTTGCCCGAGTTCAGAGCTTCGAGCGACGCCAACTCACTGGCATTTTCTTCGACCAGATCCGCGAGCCTTAGCAGCAGGCGACCACGATCGGCAGCGTCCATCGTGCTCCAGGGACCATCCTCCAAGGCACGTCGAGCTGCCTTCACAGCGCGATCAATATCCTTGGCCGTGCCGGCCGCCACTTCGGCAATGGCTTCACCGGTGGCTGGGTTCAATGTCTCGAACGAGCCCCCATCGGCCGGTGCGACCCACTGATTATCGATCAGCAACTTGGTCTGCAATTTGGTGGGCGTCTTCTTCGCGGGGGCGGTGGCCGTCGACATGGTCGAGCTCCTCGGAGGGTGACGAAAGGCTGCGTGCCGAGAGGGGGGAGGGCGTATTCTCCGCCAACTCTGGAACCGCTATATCTGAACGGATATAACGGTGGCTCGTCAAGTAGCCGCACCCCGGCACAGGGCAACTATTTATCCTCGCCGCGTCGGCAAGTAATATCTCCCCTAGCGTCGCACCATCCAGCGCTGACCAACCGTCGCGCATCTGACAACTTTGACACATCTCCCTGCGAAGGAAGACTCCATGAAGTTCGAGAAGATTCTGGCAACGGCGGCAGTCGCCGCCCTTGCCCTGACGATCGGGGTTGCTCGCTTGCCGGCCGCCGAGCTCGACACGCGCCCGCTGCCCATCAAGGTCGACGTAGCCTTTCCGCAGATAAAATGGCCCGGCTGGACCAGCAGCGAAGATTCCGGCGTGATCGATCCGCTGCGCCCGATCCTGCTGACGCATGCCGGAGACGGTACGAACCGCGTCTTCATTCCCACGCAGCAGGGCGTGATCTACGTTTTGCCGAACGATCAGCAAGGGACGAAGGCCGAGGTCTTCCTCGATCTGCACGACAAGGTCAGCTACAACGACAAGACGAACGAAGAAGGATTTCTCGGCCTCGCGTTTCATCCCAAGTTTCGTGAGAACGGCCAGTTCTTCGCTTACTACACGAATAAGAGCAAGCCACATCAAAACGTCGTGGCTCGCTTTCGCGTAAGCAAGGACAATCCGAACAAGGCCGATCCCGCGTCGGAAGAATCGCTGCTCGTTTTCGACAAGCCTTTCTGGAACCACGACGGCGGCACGCTGGCGTTCGGCCCCGACGGATTGCTCTACATCGCAGTGGGTGACGGTGGCCTGGGGGGCGACCCCTTCGGCAATGGACAGAAGAAATCGACGCTGCTGGGCAAGATCCTCCGCATCGACGTCGATCACAAAGACGGCGACCTGCCGTACGCGATTCCCAAGGATAATCCGTTCGTCGCTGACAAAGAGGCGCGCGGCGAGATTTACGCCTTCGGCCTGCGTAATGTCTGGCGGCTGGCCTTCGATCCCAAGACCAAGGTCCTCTGGGCGGCCGACGTCGGCCAGGACACGTGGGAAGAGATCGACCTGATCGAAAAAGGGGGCAACTACGGCTGGAACATTCGCGAGGCCCTGCACCCGTTCGTGAAGAAGGGGGGCAAGCCGCCCGAGGATACCTCGAAGCCCGCAGGCTTGATCGACCCCATTTTTGAATACCATCACGACATCGGCAAATCGATTACCGGCGGCTTCGTCTATCGCGGCCACAACGTGCCGGAGCTCGACGGAGCCTACCTGTACGCCGATTATGTTTCTGGCAAGCTATGGGCGCTGTGGTACGACGCTGACAAAAAGGTGGTCACCGCCAACCGCGAGATCCCGCTCCCCAAGAGCATTCCGGTAATGTCCTTCGGCGAGGACGAAAAGGGAGAAGTCTACTTCATGACGTACTCACCCGAGGGGCAAGGCGTCTATCGTTTCACACGCGCCGACTGAGCCCGCGCGGCGCTGGATTTACAAACGCTTCAACACACGCTCGGCCGTGGCCCGCAGTGCCCGGTCGAGCGTGTGAAATTGGCGAATCGCTTCTTTTCCGTAGGGCGTGACGGTGGCCCCGCCGCCGGCGGTGCCACCGGTGATTGCTTCGACGACCAAGGTCTCGGAAGCCGCGTTGACGCTTTGCACCAATCGCCATGCCTTGCGGTACGACATGCCCAGGCTGGCAGCCGCCTTGCGAATGCTGTGCTGCTGCTCGATGGCTTCGAGCAATTCCACGCGACCTCGTCCCAGTACGACGTGGCCGTCGTTTTCGAGCCACACACGCAGGCCACAGGTCCATTGCGATCGTTTGGACATCGATGCGGTTCCTGGTCTCACGGGGCGCGGGGAGTAATCCGGCCCGTATCTTAGCCGGACCGCACTTAAACTGAATGCCGGATCTAGCTGTCTCGGAATTCTGGCCGAACGTCTATCGCGGCGATTAGAATTGCAGTCTCGCCGCATGACACGATTTATACACCGCTCACGCCAGCCGGATAAAACACTATCATGCTCCGACACGTTCCTGTCACGCTGTGCCTGCTCGTCTCCCTTCTCCCTTGCAGATCGGGAGTCGCCGCCAGCGCCGAGCCCGCCAAGCTCACTATCGTCGACGAGCAAGGGCAAGCGCATGAACTATCGGCGCTTGATCTGGCAAAGTTGCCGCGCCGCACGGTCAGCTTGCCGGACGAACCCGGCACGACCATCGAATACCGAGGCGTGCAGTTGGCGGACGTCCTGACACACTGCGGAGTGGTACTGGGCAAAGAGGTGCGCGGTCCGCGCGTGGCCAGCTACGTGTTGGTCGAGGCCACGGACGGATATCGCGTGCTGTTGGCCATTGCCGAAATCGATCCCGCCACGACGGACAAGGTCGTCCTGCTGGCGGATCAAAAAGACAATATCGCGCTGCCCGACCGCGAGGGGCCCTTCCGCCTCGTCATTCCCGACGACAAGCGTCCTGTGCGTTGGATTCGCATGATTAAGCGGATTAGCGTGCGTAAGGTGCCCGCAGACTGAATTTTCGAGTCAACCCACACTTGAACCATCCTGTCCTTACGGCGAAATGAAATGCTCGTTCGGCATCGCAGGCCCCGATCCCGAGGATTCGTTGCCTGTGGCCGGCGCAGGCGTTTCTTGCGGCGCATAGGTCTGCTCATTCACTGACGCCTGCGCGACGTCGCTTTGCACGGTCGCCGGCTGCGCTGATTCACCCGGCGCGTTCGAAGGCTGACCCGCTTGATAATCCGCGGGCAAGCCTCGATAGCCGCGAACCTGCGTTCCGTAACCGAAGAGAGGTTGAGAGAGCATGTTCCGCTTGTACGCCGTCCAGCCACCGTGGTGCCATACATCCCACGTGTTGTTCGGCATCCAATACCAATGCCGGCCTTGGAAATAAACATATCGCCAGTCGGCAGCGAGCTTGCCGGTGGCAGGTCCGTCGGCGGCGATGGCAGTTGACTGTCCGCTGGTATCCGCCTTGGCGCTGGGGCTGGGATGCACGTTCGGATCGGTGGTATTCGACGGGAGCGGCACACGATTGGCGCGGCGATAACCGCCGCCGCCGAAGGGCCGGCGCACTTCCTGCCGTAAAGCCGGATTCGTTTCAATCTCGCGCGACATTCCTGGCGCCCCCGGGGGCAGGGTCGACCCACCGATGCCGCCGATGGGCCCAATCGTTGTGTTGGGAGGATTACCCGTTCCACCGCGGTTGGCCCCCAGCGGATCTTGAAACCCGGATGGGTTAATCTGCGCGAACGACTCGGTCGTCAGACAAAAAGTTGCGACGAGCCCCAGGAACAGCATCGAGCGAAACATAGCATCATCCTCCGGACGTTGGTCGATCTCCCTTTTTTCGAAACTGCATAAGTCGTGCCGGTGAATCCTTCGAACCGCGTCGAGACCAGTCGATGTATTTCATCGCAATGGATACTGGAGTCGACGTGCCCACAAGATATTCTATGGCGTTTCGGCCCACGCTTTGCTTAACACACGCCTCATCAGTCTTCGCCGCTCCAGCCCGCGGCGAAACCACTATGGCCGTCGAGGTATGCAAGCACCTCGACGGCCTTCTTCATTTCCGGATCGTCTTCTTCGCGGCCAACCTGGTTGTTGCCCGACCAAACCCCGCTCGATTCGTCGCGGGACGTCCGGCTGTCCGGGCCCCGCAGAAACAGATTCCTGCAGCTATTTCCTAGGCCGGGCCGAGCGTTCTGGACCCCTCAACTCACCAGGGGAATCCTATGCGCATTCGCCCCTGGGTCGAGACCCTTGTCAGAGAGCTTTGTCAAATGTTTTGCAATCCAAAAATCCGGCCGCCGCGTATTCTCTGCGACTGCGAAACGATCACCTGTGATTGGAAGAACGCTAATTTCCGCACCTTCTCGTGCCCGCAAGCCTGCTTTCTGCAGCTTGGCCGCATCCCGTTAATCGAGACCGCCGTGCCTAGTTCCCGCTGCGCGTTGCGATCGGTTGCTCGATCTCGCGCGCGACAATGCCAAGTCATGGCACTCTGCTGCTTAGCCTCGATTGGTACTTAGCCACGACCAGTTAATGACTGGTTTTTTCGGGACGTCCATAACTCGACTGGAGAGATGCTGCGCGCCGAGGGTGCCCTCGGAACCATCGATTTTCCTTCTCAATCTAGGCGCAATGCCTAGGATTCTCGCCCCTACTGGAATCAGTCCCCATGAAGCTATTACCTATTCGTTCGATTCGACTAGCCACCTGCGGCCTGATCCTGCTTGCCACGGCACCACTGACGGCCGCCACGGTATGGAACGAAACATCCGACGGAGACATTTCGAATAATCGCCTGACGCCCACCGCCGTAACCTTGGGTGTCGGCGGTAACGACGTGATCGGATCGGTCGTGGGCAGTCCTAGCGACATCGATTACCTGACGATCAACGTTCCCGCCGGCGACAAGCTGTCACAAATCGTTCTCGAATCGTTCACGTCGACCGATCAGAAGGGCTTTATCGGCATTCTGCACGGCAGCACGTTTACCGAGCCCGCCGTTGGCACGAACGTCGCGAACTTGCTCGGCTACACGCACTTCGGCCCGGGCGCCGGCAATGTCGGCCTGGACATTCTTCCCTCGATGGGAACGGGCCCCGGAGCGCAAGGTTTCACCGCGCCGCTTGCGACCGGTAATTACACGCTGTGGATTCAACAGCTCGGCGCACTAACCAGCTACGACTTCAACTTCGTCGTCAGCCCTGTCCCCGAGCCCTCCACCTGGGCATTGGCGGGCACAGCAGCAGGTCTCTATGCACTCGTCTTTCGCCGCCGTCAGGCCCGGACATAGCCATCAATCCGTGGAAAGCTAAACATCATCGCCGCCCATCGTCAGCGGCATCAGCCGCGACGCGTCGGACCCAACCGTATCAGTTCGGGAAAAGTTTGGATCGGGGCGGATCCCGCGGCAAACACCTTTGGGAGAGCCAAGAGTATGAAGTCCTTCCTCGACACGTTCCGATCCCGTATGTGGAGTGCGCTTTGTGCGGTCAGTCTGATGGTCGTTTCCCTCGGGTCCGCGAAAGCGGCCGTGATGGGAACCGCCACGATTTCGACCACCCAGACCAGTGCTCCGTACACGTATGCGCTCACGTTGCAAAATACCGGCACGCTGCCGATCGATACGTTCTGGTTTGCCTGGCTCGACAACCCCGATAAGAGCTTCATGTCCGTCGCGCCAACGAACGTACAATCGCCGTCGAACTGGTTCGGCTTGACCTCGCATCTGGGTGCGACTGACGGATTCGGCATCGAATACTACGCCTTTGGCGGCGGGCTAGCGCCGGGCGGCACGCTGACCGGATTTGATTTCGTGAGCACCGAAAGCCCCGCCCAACTGTTGGGCAATGTGTCGGTACCGGGCGTCGGCAACCTGCCGGTAGCGACGACATTTTTGTATAGCGGTGGTGCCTTCAGCGCCAACGTGGCCCAGATCACGACGACCGTCGTGCCAGAGCCCGCGACCGTGGTCCTGGGCCTGGTGGGGAGCCTGGCGCTTCTCTATTCGTGGCGACGCTCGAAACAAGCGTGCTAGAGACACAGCGAGCCTGCTGCGTCGCGCTGTCTCGCCGCTTCGCCGCCCCGCCAGTTTCGTGCCCTCGCTGCACGCTGGCGTGGGCTTTTTTTATTTCGCGGACAGTACGCCCCAAAGCACGCTCGGCACGACAGCCGCACGTTTACCTTCAAAAGCCCGCTTGGCATTCTTTGCCGGCATCGGGGCGCTACCGCGTTCGGTTGACGCCCACCGTCCCCGCGAACAGGCTATATTTGCCTGCCGCGGACGCGACGCTCTTCTGGAAGCCGCGAGCCGCGCGAGGCCGATCACCTGGATGGGCGCCCATGCCGCGCGGTCAAGAATCCGAACCTGAAAATCCCGATAACCCGTCCCAGGGCGACTCCGTCAAATCGATCGACGGCCTGCGCTCACCGGCGCGCGTCGTATGGATGAGCATCCTTGTGGCACTGGCCGCCACGACGCTAGTCACCGCGAGATTCTCGCCCCGCTTCGTCTTATGGCAAGGGCTCTCGATCGCTGGTGATCTGCCGGAACCGGCCGCCGAATTCGACCGCGCGATCCCCTCGCTCGCGCAACTCGATAATCCCTGGTCCCCCGTCACGAATCCCTTTCATATCGTGATCGGATGGCGGCTTCTCTTTCCGGTCATTGGGCATTACCTGCATCTGTCGCACGGCGCCTACCTGGTGCTGCCGCAGATTGGCTGCCTGCTGGTACTGGCACTGGTCGCTGGGTTGACCTACCGCCGCTTGGGGCATTGGTGGCCGACATTCGTCGTGACGGCCCTCTTCACGGCGCTCCCCTGGTTTTTTGTCTCTTGCAGTTGGCTGACGCATTTCGATTCCTGGCTGATGATCGGCCTGATCGTCTCGGCGTTCGTTCGCTCGCGCACGGCGCTCGCCCTCGCCTGCCTGCTGGTTCCCTGGATCGACGAGCGCTTCGTTCTATGTCTACCTGCCACGCTGGCCGTCCGCGCGATCGCGCTGGGCCAGGTTCAGCGGAGCGCTTGGCGCGAAATCCTGGGCGACTTGCTCGTTGTTGCCTTGGCCAGTGCGCCGTATCCGGCAATTCGCGCCGTGAGCTGGCTGTACGGAGATGCCAACTCGACAACCTATGTCCGCAATCATTGGGCCGAGTTGCCGACCGTCCCTTGGTATCGATTCTTGGACGGCATGTGGAGCGGCTATCGCGTGGCGTGGCTGGTCGTTGTGGCCGGCTTGCTGCTGGCGGCACGTCTAATTCCGCGAAAGTTCGCGATCCTGCTGGTCGTACTCGAACTCATCACGGCCGTGGGCGGGCTGTTCATTGCGTGGGACATGTCGCGCTCGATGATGATGATCGCCCCGATGTTCGTGCTGTCGATGTGGTTGTGGGAGGAGTGGCGGCGATCCACGATCACATATTCGACTGACACCGCCGATGCCGAGCCGGTCGTAGCCGAGGAACAAATCGCACCACGACCGGCCGCGCCCAGGCATGCAAACTGGCTGGGGTTATTCTTGCCGGCGGTGCTGGTGGCGAATCTGATCGTGCCCGCCTATCACATGCTGTGGTCGACCTACTGGCCCGTGCAGACGTTTTACACCGAATTCGGCAAATGGCGCGATCCGCCTAACGTGTTCCGTGCGGTCGAGTATCTCCACGAGGCCCGTCGCTTAAAGGAACAAGGACGAACCCGTGACGCCGTGGCAATGTACGACGAAGCGCTGCGCGCCGAAGGCAATTACCCGCTGGCCTACGTCGAGAGAGCCATGCTGCGTGCCGAGCTCGGCGATCTCGGCGGAGCCGAAAGCGATGCCAGCGAGGCTGTGCGGCGGACGCCAAATTACCCGTTTGCATTTCTGTTGCGTGGCACACTGCGCGCCATGAACGGCGAGAGATCGGCGGCCGCCGATGACCTGCGTGAAGCACTCCGCGTCGCGCCTCCGAACTGGGAGTTCCGCGACGAAACAGCCCGCCGCCTGGCCGAGCTGACGCAATAGCCGGCCAGCTCACTCCTTTGTGCGATACTTCCCTTTCGGCACGGCGCGAAACAACGCATCGCATTCCTGTTCCAGTACACCGCCCAGAATCTTGGTTTGGCGAAACGGCGTGCGACGGATCACTTCGTCCGCGCGGATGTCGATCTGCCACCAATCGAGCTTTTGCAACGTCGTGATCGAGGTGCCATAAACGACGTAACCGATGCCGGCCCATTCGATGGCACCCTGGCACATGGGGCACGGCTCGGCCGTGGTATAGAGTGCGAGCGTCGACCAATCGATCGCCTGCCCCGAGGCGGCGCAGCGGTTGATCACATCGATCTCGCCATGAAACGTCGGATTCTCGCCCGAACGATTGTGACCGCGGGCCACGATCTCGCCCGAGCGAGTATCGACAAGCACCGCTCCGAACGGAAGCTCGGGAACTTCTTGCGCCTGCTCGATCGCAGCCTGCATGTATTGATCATGGTCGAACGGCAAATCGACCTGCGGCGCTTTTGCGGGGGTCGCCGCGGGTGGCGATTTCGGTGTGCATCCGGTCCCCAGAATTGCAACGACACTGACCAGCAATGCCCATCTCGAAGCGCGCCGTGAAAGAGTGAACCAAACCAACATGGCGTTACCCATCGAAACAATCATGGCCGGTTGATTCCCGGTCAAAGGTTTCTACTCGTCCGGCAATAAGACAACGGCCAGCAACGTAGCCAAGGTCTCGGTAAAGAGCAGCCGGTGCGTCCCTCCCAGCCGATAGGCGAGTTCCGACGGGAAAACCTCGCAGGCGATCTGAAATCCGGCCCACAGCCCCAAGCTGGCCGCGAACGTGAGAACCACCAGGCGACGGGCCCGTTCCTGCCGAATGCCGGAGTACGTCAAACCGCTCGACCAATAAAGCCCAGCACACACGGCTTCCCAAACGATTACGCCAGCCAACAGCACGCCGGCCGCCGCCTCGGGCAAGCCGAACGGTTCGAGAACTTCCGCGATCGCACTGTAATTGCCGGATGCCCAAACGAACGAGGCCGGCAATACGCCGACCGCCTTCAGCGCGTCCGCCAGATTGAACACCACGACCAGTGACAACCAAACGGCCCAAAACAACAGCAGCAGACGCTTGAGGGTCGTCCATTTCATGCAAGCCGCACTCGCAGGTTTCTGTCTTTCGGGGCCGATGCGAAAGTCTAGCTCTACTTGGGCCGCTGCGCCTCGAGCGCCGTTAATGCCGCGTCCGTCGCCGCCAGTCGTTCGTGCTGTTCGGCCAACGAGCGGCGTTCCGCCTCGACCACTTCGGCCGGCGCCCGCTCGACAAAACTGGCGTTGGCAAGCTTCTTCTCTTTGCTGGCAATGGCACCCAAAAGGCGCTCGCGCTCTTTCTGGTTGCGCGCGATCTCGGCCTCGATATCGATCAGTCCGGCCAAGTCGACGAACAACTCGCCCGATCGCAGCATCGTGTTAGCGCTCGTCGCGGGGGCCGTGACCTGCGGACCCCAGGCCACGGCTTGCGCCTTGGCCATCGATTCGAAATATCCCGACATCGGTTCGAGCAATGCCGCCACATCCGGCTCGCAGCGCAGCGCGAAGCGAATCTCGGTGCGCGGCGGCAGATTCTGCCGGCTGCGAATCTCGCGCAAGCCCCCCAGCACTTCCTGAAACCGGGCGAAGCGGGCTTCGCTCTCGGCGTCCTGCCGGTGTTTGTCCACGGTCGGCCAGGTGGCGATCATCACGCTTTCGGCCGGTAATGATTGTGTGTCCAGTCCACGCTGAGGCGCAGCGCCATTCAGTAATTGCCAGATTTCTTCAGTGATAAACGGGATCACCGGGTGCAGTAAACGCAATAGCGCATCGAGCGTGTGCGCCAGCACGCGCTGCGCGCTCGGGCGAGTGGCTGGATCTTGCAATCGGGCTTTCACCATTTCCAGGTAAAAGCTGCAGAACTCGTCCCAGGCGAACTCATAAAGCAACCGCGTCGCGTCCGCGAAGTGATACGCATCAAACGCCGCGGTCACTCCTTCGGTCACGGTCGCCAGCCGGCTGAGAATCCAGCGATCTTCGGTCACTAGTTCGCCGTCGTCGACCGCGCCCGGCGTGTATCCTTCCAGGTTCATCAGCACGAAACGCGCGGCATTCCACAGCTTGTTGCAGAAATTCCGCGCGAGCTCGAACCGATCGCTCACTACGGCTCCGCGCGGCAGAGCCACGTCGGCCGCCTTTTCGGCCCATTGCGTGGCGAACTCTTTGCCGCACTGTTTGCACGGCACGCGCGGTAAAACGCGATTCTTCTTCGTCTGCTCGACCAGGGCGCCGCAGTGCGGGCATTCGAACTCGACCGGCATCCGCACGTCCTGCGTCTCGGTCGTCAGGTACGCCAGCCCGAACCGCAACGCATCGGCGCCGAACTTCTCCATGACGTCGACCGGGTCAACGCCGTTCCCCTTCGACTTGCTCATCGTCTCGCCAAAGCCGTCGAGAATCTTGGGGTGAATGAACACCTCGCGGAACGGCACCTCGCCCACGTTGTGCAAACCGGTGAGCACCATCCTCGCCACCCACAGTGTGATTATGTCACGACTCGTGACTAGCGCGCTCGTGGGATAGTAATACGCCAACTCCGGCGTCTGTTCCGGCCAGCCCAACGTCGAATGAGGCCACAATGCCGAGCTGAACCACGTGTCCAGCACGTCGGCTTCGCGCGCGAGCTGGCAACCAGGCACAGCGTCCTCGACCAGGTCTTCTTCGCGCGCGCAAATCAAGTAGCGGTCGTGTTCCGGGTCACGCTGCCATACGACATCGTCCCGGCCGGCGAAGGCGCGTTTCAGGTCATCCTCTTTCGCGCCCGGAGCGTACCAGATCGGAATCTGATGTCCCCACCACAATTGCCGGCTGATCGGCCAATCGCGCTTTTCACCCAGCCAATCGAGATAGCCATTGGCGTACCGGCCGGGCACGATCTTCACGCGGCCGTCGCTGACGGCGTCCATCGCGGATTGGGCCAAGTCCTGCATGCGCACGAACCATTGATCGGCCAGCAACGGCTCGATCGGCGTCTTCGAGCGATCGGAATGCGCCAGCTCGATCTCGCGATCTTCGACCTCGGCCAGCAAACCGGCCGCTTCCATGTCGGCCACCACGCGTTCGCGGGCCTTGGCGATCGTCAGTTTCACGTACGGCCCGGCATTGTCGTTCAGCGTGCCGTCGATATTCAGAATGTTGATCATCGGCAACGACTGCCGCTTCCCCACCTCGTAGTCGTTGGGATCGTGGGCCGGCGTGATCTTCACGCAGCCGCTTCCCATCTCGGGCTTGGCCCATTCGTCCGCGACCAGCGGAATCTCGCGATTCAATAGCGGCAGCATCAATCGCCGGCCGGCCCGCGCCATGTCGCGCAGCTTCAAAAGCAAGGGCAGCACCGTGCGACGCCGTTCAGCCAGCGCATCGATCTGTGCTTGAATCTCGGGCCGCTGCTTCTCGCCGGCGTCGGCCAACTTCTGCACTAGCTCGGCCTCGGCAGCGTCGAGCGCCTTGCCCGGATCGGGATGCACGGCCACGGCCGTATCGCCGAGCATCGTTTCAGGTCGGGTCGTGGCGATCGTCACGTGTGTCGGCTCGCCGGCCTGCGGCGCGACAACGGGATACTTCAAATGCCAGAAATGCCCGGCCACGGCCTCGTGAAAAACCTCGTCGTCGCTCACCGCAGTTTGCAGGAACGTGTCCCAGTTCACGAGCCGACGGCCGCGATAGATCAGGTTTTGCTTGAAGAACGTAAAGAACGTATGCCGCACGGCCCGCGCACACACGTCGTCGAGCGTGAAGCGCGTCCGTTGCCAGTCGCAGCTACAGCCCAGCCGCTTGAGCTGGCCCAGGATGCGCCGCTCGTAATCGTTCTTCCAATCCCAGATGCGGGCGACGAGTTTTTCGCGCCCCAGATCGTGACGCGACAGCTTTTCCTCTTGCAGCAATCGGCGTTCAACCACGGCCTGCGTGGCGATGCCGGCATGATCGGTGCCCGGCATGTACAAGGCGTTGTAGCCTTGCATTCGCTTGCTGCGGATCAGGATGTCCTGAATCGTATTGTTCAGGGCATGCCCCAAATGCAGCGCGCCGGTCACGTTCGGCGGTGGGATAACGATCGTGTAGGGCTTGCGCCGCGGATCGGGCTCGCTATGAAAGTAACCGCGCTCGGTCCACAGGCGATACCAGCGCTCTTCGGGACCGGCGTGATGATACTGCTTGGGAAGTTCCTGCTGACTAGTTGTCGTCGACATCGTTTTGAATCCTCATCGGTCAGGCATGTCTGGCCCGACACTTTGGAATAGAGGGTCGAAAAGCCGAAAATCCGTTTCCTTGTCGGAATGAGTTTCCGAGTGCCACTGCTGGCTCGCCCAGCAGTGCGAAGTCTTGGAAAAACACTGCTAGGCAAGCTAGCAGTGGCACCCACGGTCGAGAATCAGCTCGTCATTCCGTACTTCGCACTCCGCGCTTATTTCGTCGTGACGGCAGCCGGGGCCAGTTTGTCCCCACGCGATTCATCCTTGCACAGCTTGTATTCGAAACTGTCGACAAGGGCCGTCCAACTAGCTTCGATAATGTTCTCGCTGACGCCGACGGTTCCCCACACGTCGTGATCGTCGCGGCTTTCGATCACCACGCGCACCCCGGCGGCCGTGGCGGCCTCGGAGTTGATGACCCGCACTTTGTAATCAACCAGGTGCATTTTGGCGAGACTGGGATAATCCGCGGCCAGCGCCTTGCGCAGGGCCGCATCCAGGGCATTGACCGGGCCATCCCCTTCGGCCACTTCATGCCGCACGGTTTCGCCGACGCGGATCTTTACCGTGGCCTCGGTCGTTACCTCGCCCGTGCCGTCGGCCTCGACCGTGACATGAAAGTTCAATCGCTCGAAATGCGGTTGGTAAGTGCCGGCGCAGCGCCGCACCAGCAGATCGAACGACGCTTCAGCCGCCTCGAACTGATAACCGGCGTTTTCCATCGCCACGACCTGGGCCAGGATCTTTTCGGCCACGACCCGATCGTGCTGCAAGTTATGCTTGGTCGTCAGTGCCAGAATGTTCGAGCGCCCGGAAAGCTCGCTAACCAGGATGCGCCGCTCATTACCGACCTTTTCCGGCACGATATGCTCGTAGCTGGACGACACGCGATTGACGGCGTGAGCGTGCATCCCTCCCTTATGAGCGAAAGCGCTCGCACCGACGAACGGTTGACTCGAGCGGAAGTTCATATTCGCTAGCTCATAGGTATACCGCGACAGCTCGGTCAGTCTCTGTAAGCTTTCCGGCCGTAGGACTTCGTAACCCGATTTCTTCAGTGCCAGGTTGGCCACGACCGTGATCAGATCGACATTGCCGCAGCGCTCGCCAACGCCGTTGATCGTGCCCTGGACATGGTCGGCCCCCGCGTCAACGGCGGCCAGCGTGTTGGCCACGGCTAGCTCGCAATCGTTATGACAATGAATGCCTACGGGCACTTTCAACGCTTCGCGGGCGGCGCGTGTCAGCTCAGCGATTTTTTCCGGCAGATTGCCCCCGTTGGTATCGCACAGAACGACCGTCCGTGCGCCGGCTTCGGCCGCAGCCTGGATCGTGCGGCGAGCATAGTCGGGGTTG is part of the Pirellulales bacterium genome and encodes:
- a CDS encoding PQQ-dependent sugar dehydrogenase — protein: MKFEKILATAAVAALALTIGVARLPAAELDTRPLPIKVDVAFPQIKWPGWTSSEDSGVIDPLRPILLTHAGDGTNRVFIPTQQGVIYVLPNDQQGTKAEVFLDLHDKVSYNDKTNEEGFLGLAFHPKFRENGQFFAYYTNKSKPHQNVVARFRVSKDNPNKADPASEESLLVFDKPFWNHDGGTLAFGPDGLLYIAVGDGGLGGDPFGNGQKKSTLLGKILRIDVDHKDGDLPYAIPKDNPFVADKEARGEIYAFGLRNVWRLAFDPKTKVLWAADVGQDTWEEIDLIEKGGNYGWNIREALHPFVKKGGKPPEDTSKPAGLIDPIFEYHHDIGKSITGGFVYRGHNVPELDGAYLYADYVSGKLWALWYDADKKVVTANREIPLPKSIPVMSFGEDEKGEVYFMTYSPEGQGVYRFTRAD
- a CDS encoding molybdopterin-dependent oxidoreductase; this encodes MLRHVPVTLCLLVSLLPCRSGVAASAEPAKLTIVDEQGQAHELSALDLAKLPRRTVSLPDEPGTTIEYRGVQLADVLTHCGVVLGKEVRGPRVASYVLVEATDGYRVLLAIAEIDPATTDKVVLLADQKDNIALPDREGPFRLVIPDDKRPVRWIRMIKRISVRKVPAD
- a CDS encoding PEP-CTERM sorting domain-containing protein: MKLLPIRSIRLATCGLILLATAPLTAATVWNETSDGDISNNRLTPTAVTLGVGGNDVIGSVVGSPSDIDYLTINVPAGDKLSQIVLESFTSTDQKGFIGILHGSTFTEPAVGTNVANLLGYTHFGPGAGNVGLDILPSMGTGPGAQGFTAPLATGNYTLWIQQLGALTSYDFNFVVSPVPEPSTWALAGTAAGLYALVFRRRQART
- a CDS encoding tetratricopeptide repeat protein; protein product: MPRGQESEPENPDNPSQGDSVKSIDGLRSPARVVWMSILVALAATTLVTARFSPRFVLWQGLSIAGDLPEPAAEFDRAIPSLAQLDNPWSPVTNPFHIVIGWRLLFPVIGHYLHLSHGAYLVLPQIGCLLVLALVAGLTYRRLGHWWPTFVVTALFTALPWFFVSCSWLTHFDSWLMIGLIVSAFVRSRTALALACLLVPWIDERFVLCLPATLAVRAIALGQVQRSAWREILGDLLVVALASAPYPAIRAVSWLYGDANSTTYVRNHWAELPTVPWYRFLDGMWSGYRVAWLVVVAGLLLAARLIPRKFAILLVVLELITAVGGLFIAWDMSRSMMMIAPMFVLSMWLWEEWRRSTITYSTDTADAEPVVAEEQIAPRPAAPRHANWLGLFLPAVLVANLIVPAYHMLWSTYWPVQTFYTEFGKWRDPPNVFRAVEYLHEARRLKEQGRTRDAVAMYDEALRAEGNYPLAYVERAMLRAELGDLGGAESDASEAVRRTPNYPFAFLLRGTLRAMNGERSAAADDLREALRVAPPNWEFRDETARRLAELTQ
- a CDS encoding nucleoside deaminase is translated as MIVSMGNAMLVWFTLSRRASRWALLVSVVAILGTGCTPKSPPAATPAKAPQVDLPFDHDQYMQAAIEQAQEVPELPFGAVLVDTRSGEIVARGHNRSGENPTFHGEIDVINRCAASGQAIDWSTLALYTTAEPCPMCQGAIEWAGIGYVVYGTSITTLQKLDWWQIDIRADEVIRRTPFRQTKILGGVLEQECDALFRAVPKGKYRTKE